CCAGGATGAACTTCCCCGTGGACAACGTGAGCAGGATCGGCACCAGCGCCGCCGCCAGTGCCGGAATGTAGAAGACGGCGACCTCCGCTGCCGTGATGATGCCCAGCACCGCGGCCACGAGCAGGTACGTCTTGTAGCCGGGGTGCCCCTCCGCCCCGTGCGCCGCCGGCCGGGCCCCGCCAGCCGCTTCCGCGCTCATGCCATCGCTCTCACTGGATGAGGTACACGAGGGTGAAGATCACAATCCAGACGATGTCCACGAAGTGCCAGTAGAGTCCCGCGACCTCGACCGCCAGCGCGTTGGCCGGCCCCAGCCGCCCGCGCACC
The Gemmatimonadota bacterium genome window above contains:
- a CDS encoding cytochrome C oxidase subunit IV family protein is translated as MSAEAAGGARPAAHGAEGHPGYKTYLLVAAVLGIITAAEVAVFYIPALAAALVPILLTLSTGKFILVVMFYMHLKFDSRIFTGVFVAPLLLAMAVVVSLIILFRVLPAYSPP